Proteins found in one Quercus robur chromosome 2, dhQueRobu3.1, whole genome shotgun sequence genomic segment:
- the LOC126715096 gene encoding probable leucine-rich repeat receptor-like protein kinase At1g35710: MAPSSFVSISILLVALVLCIFMHATTMVNAAVSMAASKSPALELEAKALMETRWWIFPSNGKYLSHCQWYGITCNDGGSVTEIDMARFYLGDEISKLNFSCFPNLIRLSLSLTGLRGSIPHEIGTLSKLTYLDLSNNVLEGELPISLANLTQLVTFDLSHNLIKGSIPKELGNLNNLQDLSLNNNKFTGPILSALAFLTNLSNLDLSFNEINGPIPLELGNNKNLSSLNLNNNRLIGSIPSSLGNLTNLVTLSLHLNQINGSIPSSLGNLTNLVTLSLYSNHISGSIPSSLGNLTNLVTLSLDSNHISGSIPSSLGNLTNLVTLSLHSSHISGSIPSSLGNLTNLVTLSLDWNHISGSIPSSLGNLTNLVTLSLHSNHISGSIPSSLGNLTNLVTLSLDSNHISGSIPSSLGNLTNLVTLSLDSNHISGSIPSSLDNLTNLATLSLHQNQINGSILSSLGNLTNLVTLSLHSNHISGSIPSSLGNLTNLVTLFLDLNHISGSIPSSLGNLTNLDTLSLHSNQISGSIPSSLGNLTSLVILSLDLNHISGSIPSSLGNITNLFTLSLHLNQISGSIPSSLGTSNLAILSLHSNQINGSIPQEIGNMYYLRELYLNNNELTGEIPFELGYLQHLEILNLSYNSLHGQIPNGYLKFSSYTFLGNKDLCGDIKGFPPCLPHKNRSIVHQIKFIVLGFLPALVILGCVFLFQSRDKKTKSNPMETKNGDLFSIWNYDGKIAYEDIIEATKDFDIRYCIGTGSYGSVYKAQLPNGKVVALKKLHRLEAEDPTFGKSFKNEIKMLTEIRHRNIIKLYGYCLHKRCMFLVYEYMEMGSLFSILSNDDEAVQLDWMKRMIVVRSIAHALSYMHHECVQVIVHRDISSNNILFNSELEAFVSDFGTARLLDSNSSNQTLLVGTYGYIAPSEFSFPTIPYFTIRVFLIIMLLSLLYCFVI, encoded by the coding sequence ATGGCTCCCTCTTCCTTTGTCTCCATTTCCATTCTGTTAGTAGCATTGGTTCTTTGTATCTTCATGCATGCCACAACAATGGTTAATGCAGCTGTCTCTATGGCAGCTTCGAAATCACCAGCGCTAGAACTAGAAGCGAAGGCTCTGATGGAGACTAGGTGGTGGATTTTTCCTTCCAACGGTAAATACTTAAGTCATTGCCAGTGGTATGGCATTACATGCAATGATGGCGGAAGCGTCACAGAGATTGACATGGCTAGGTTCTATCTAGGAGATGAGATAAGTAAATTGAACTTCTCTTGCTTCCCGAATTTGATCCGTCTCAGTCTTTCTCTCACGGGACTTCGGGGGAGCATCCCACATGAGATAGGTACACTTTCGAAGCTTACCTACCTTGATCTATCCAACAATGTTCTGGAAGGTGAGTTGCCTATTTCACTTGCAAACCTCACTCAATTAGTGACATTTGACCTTTCTCATAATCTAATCAAAGGTTCCATCCCCAAAGAATTGGGAAATTTAAATAATCTTCAAGATTTAAGtctaaataataacaaattcaCTGGACCAATCCTTTCAGCTCTTGCTTTTTTAACCAATCTTTCCAATTTGGATTTGTCTTTTAATGAAATCAATGGTCCTATTCCCCTAGAATTAGGAAACAATAAGAATTTGAGTTCCTTGAACCTCAATAATAACAGGCTTATTGGCTCCATCCCTTCTTCTTTGGGCAATTTAACCAACTTGGTCACTTTGTCTCTTCATTTGAACCAAATCAATGGCTCCATCCCTTCTTCTTTGGGCAATTTAACCAATTTGGTCACTTTGTCTCTTTATTCGAACCACATCAGTGGTTCCATCCCTTCTTCTCTGGGTAATTTAACCAATTTGGTCACTTTGTCTCTTGATTCGAACCACATCAGTGGTTCCATCCCTTCTTCTCTGGGTAATTTAACCAATTTGGTCACTTTGTCTCTTCATTCGAGCCACATCAGTGGTTCCATCCCTTCTTCTCTGGGTAATTTAACCAATTTGGTCACTTTGTCTCTTGATTGGAACCACATCAGTGGTTCCATCCCTTCTTCTCTGGGTAATTTAACCAATTTGGTCACTTTGTCTCTTCATTCGAACCACATCAGTGGTTCCATCCCTTCTTCTCTGGGTAATTTAACCAATTTGGTCACTTTGTCTCTTGATTCGAACCACATCAGTGGTTCCATCCCTTCTTCTCTGGGTAATTTAACCAATTTGGTCACTTTGTCTCTTGATTCAAACCACATCAGTGGTTCCATCCCTTCTTCTTTGGATAATTTAACCAATTTGGCCACTTTGTCTCTTCATCAGAACCAAATCAATGGTTccatcctttcttctttgggtAATTTAACCAATTTGGTCACTTTGTCTCTTCATTCGAACCACATCAGTGGTTCCATCCCTTCTTCTCTGGGTAATTTAACCAATTTGGTCACTTTGTTTCTTGATTTGAACCACATCAGTGGTTCTATCCCTTCTTCTTTGGGTAATTTAACCAATTTGGACACTTTGTCTCTTCATTCGAACCAGATCAGTGGTTCCATCCCTTCTTCTCTGGGTAATTTAACTAGTTTGGTCATTTTGTCTCTTGATTTGAATCACATCAGTGGTTCCATCCCTTCTTCTTTGGGTAATATAACCAATTTGTTCACTTTGTCTCTTCATTTGAACCAAATCAGTGGTTCCATCCCTTCTTCTTTGGGTACTTCCAATTTGGCTATTTTGTCTCTTCACTCTAACCAAATCAATGGTTCCATTCCCCAAGAAATAGGCAACATGTATTATTTGAGGGAGTTGTACCTTAATAATAATGAGCTCACTGGAGAGATTCCATTTGAACTTGGGTATCTACAGCATTTAGAGATCTTGAATCTTAGCTACAATTCTTTACACGGTCAGATCCCAAATGGctacttaaaattttcatcttacACATTCCTGGGCAACAAAGATTTATGTGGTGACATCAAAGGTTTCCCTCCTTGCCTCCCACACAAAAATAGATCAATTGTCCaccaaataaaatttattgttctCGGCTTTTTGCCTGCGCTTGTAATTCTTGGGTGTGTTTTCCTCTTTCAAAGCAGGGACAAGAAAACTAAATCTAATCCAATGGAAACAAAGAATGGGGACTTGTTCTCAATATGGAATTATGATGGCAAAATTGCATATGAAGACATCATTGAAGCAACAAAAGACTTTGACATTAGATATTGTATTGGAACAGGCAGTTATGGTAGTGTTTACAAAGCACAGTTGCCTAATGGTAAAGTGGTTGCCTTAAAGAAACTTCATCGTTTAGAAGCCGAGGATCCGACATTTGGCAAGAGTTTCAAAAATGAGATCAAAATGTTAACAGAAATTCGACatagaaatattattaaacTTTATGGCTATTGTTTGCATAAAAGATGCATGTTCTTGGTCTATGAGTACATGGAAATGGGAAGCTTGTTTTCTATCCTAAGCAATGATGATGAGGCTGTGCAATTGGATTGGATGAAAAGAATGATTGTCGTCAGAAGTATAGCACATGCCTTATCTTATATGCATCATGAATGTGTCCAAGTTATTGTTCATCGAGATATAAGCAGCAACAACATTCTATTTAACTCTGAGTTGGAGGCTTTTGTCTCTGATTTTGGCACAGCTAGACTTCTTGATTCGAATTCCTCCAATCAAACATTACTTGTTGGGACTTATGGTTATATTGCTCCAagtgaattttcttttccaactaTACCATATTTCACAATTAGGGTTTTCTTGATAATCATGCTACTTAGCTTACTTTATTGTTTTGTTATATGA
- the LOC126715097 gene encoding uncharacterized protein LOC126715097, translated as MPTTTTTTTLLLLLLLFTTTTTTSSSPILGLDSYLAQQSRQDPQATNDTFLTLPTSLKKSLSSPFPLPSIPSLTSSLLSFSVPLSLHIRLVGTFPPNSPSLLSSFLSTASQPLHHFHVISPFNPPFHSLSIQHTPHFDIAFSPPSLTSTLSESLSSQISKSPSPLRSSLLSIPFSSIDTIVSSDFRSENEHENRDGIFIYLLYLGPQSKPYAYTYSDSHSSAGFTDCLGTIHASKNRYLWIDLAAGPVDYGPALSGDGVLPRGEFHPLAAFHSRQKSQKSLLADVSSLIWSAYQVLLVPSLRIPVPFENSLLVQFIHVRSGSARDSSSDGLDWKKIERTLSEDGGLLLRDQTLRFKNYEVSFDKCPICSFAVSRSINSYTSRFLFDNYTLIVNEYLDSKRLHQILLESGQVFRSEAEMPVDNDFGRVLPVYVFDLDYNNHLLLDRYHQSVAFKDMVIAVRTRNTQTVSDYTCNGRHMFTQTSSLERPLVGSILQSMWGVSPTHLLWSPRHNSTLVDYTWSVGQTPFGPFSESLSLSFVQKDAAKRSVLLTMMNYSITSAIDFLESIAEHGGDRKLLKQNQHLVFEQRWTLFKYKLDKAVSALSHLDFEMALYYLKSSDHDLYAIHSLVYTASDELEASLVCFKDPPFPWTLVSFSAGGLLALFYVYSKRDKLFRSKRKQF; from the coding sequence AtgcccaccaccaccactaccaccaccctcctcctcctcctcctcctcttcaccaccacaaccaccacctcATCCTCCCCAATCCTAGGCCTAGACTCCTATCTAGCCCAACAATCACGCCAAGACCCACAAGCCACAAACGACACCTTCCTCACCCTCCCAACCTCCCTAAAAAAATCCCTCTCCTCCCCATTCCCTCTCCCCTCCATCCCTTCCCTCACCTCCTCCCTCCTCTCCTTCTCCGTCCCTCTCTCCCTCCACATCCGCCTCGTCGGCACTTTCCCCCCTAACTCCCCTTCCCTCCTCTCCTCCTTCCTCTCCACCGCCTCCCAACCCCTCCACCACTTCCACGTCATCTCCCCTTTCAACCCCCCTTTCCATTCTCTCTCCATCCAACACACTCCCCACTTCGATATCGCCTTCTCCCCTCCTTCCCTCACTTCCACCCTCTCCGAATCCCTTTCCTCCCAAATCTCCAAATCCCCTTCCCCCCTCCGCTCTTCCCTCCTCTCCATCCCCTTCTCATCGATCGATACCATCGTCTCTTCCGATTTCCGCAGCGAAAACGAACACGAAAACCGCGACGGAATCTTCATCTACCTCCTATACCTCGGCCCTCAATCAAAACCTTACGCTTACACCTACTCCGACTCCCATTCCTCCGCCGGCTTCACCGATTGCCTCGGAACGATCCACGCATCCAAAAATCGGTATTTATGGATCGACTTGGCCGCCGGACCTGTCGATTACGGCCCGGCTTTGTCCGGCGACGGCGTGCTCCCGCGCGGCGAATTCCACCCCCTCGCCGCCTTCCACAGCCGCCAGAAGTCCCAGAAATCGCTCCTCGCCGACGTATCTTCCCTGATTTGGAGTGCTTATCAGGTACTCCTCGTTCCTTCTTTGAGAATTCCTGTTCCTTTTGAGAATTCGTTGCTGGTTCAGTTCATACATGTTCGTAGTGGTAGCGCTAGGGATTCGAGTTCGGATGGTTTGGATTGGAAGAAGATTGAGAGGACTTTGAGTGAGGATGGTGGATTGTTGTTACGTGATCAAACCTTGAGGTTTAAGAATTATGAGGTGAGTTTCGATAAGTGTCCGATTTGCTCGTTCGCAGTTTCTAGGTCGATTAACTCATACACCTCGAGGTTTCTTTTCGATAATTATACGTTGATTGTGAATGAGTATTTGGATTCAAAGCGTTTGCATCAGATATTGTTGGAGTCGGGTCAGGTGTTTAGGAGTGAGGCTGAAATGCCAGTGGATAACGATTTCGGTAGGGTTCTTCCGGTTTATGTGTTTGATTTGGATTACAATAATCATTTGTTGCTCGATCGGTATCACCAGTCTGTTGCTTTTAAAGACATGGTTATCGCGGTGAGGACTAGGAACACGCAGACTGTGAGTGATTATACTTGTAATGGTCGTCACATGTTTACTCAGACGAGTAGTCTTGAGAGGCCGCTTGTTGGTTCGATTCTGCAGAGCATGTGGGGGGTTTCGCCTACCCATTTGTTGTGGAGCCCTAGACATAATAGTACTTTGGTGGATTATACATGGAGCGTAGGGCAGACCCCATTTGGGCCGTTCTCGGAGAGTTTGTCATTGTCTTTTGTGCAGAAGGATGCAGCTAAGAGGAGTGTTCTTTTGACGATGATGAATTACAGTATAACGAGTGCCATTGATTTTCTTGAATCCATTGCCGAACATGGTGGTGATAGGAAGCTACTTAAACAGAATCAACATCTTGTGTTCGAACAAAGGTGGACTTTGTTCAAGTACAAGCTTGACAAAGCAGTTTCTGCTTTGTCACATTTGGATTTTGAGATGGCTTTGTACTATTTGAAGTCTTCTGATCATGATCTGTATGCCATCCACTCTCTTGTCTATACTGCTTCTGATGAACTGGAGGCATCACTGGTATGCTTTAAGGACCCACCATTCCCATGGACTTTGGTTTCTTTCTCTGCAGGAGGTTTGCTAGCTCTCTTttatgtttattcaaaaagagACAAACTGTTCAGAAGTAAAAGAAAGCAGTTTTGA
- the LOC126715098 gene encoding probable E3 ubiquitin ligase complex SCF subunit sconB isoform X3 encodes MADSSPSQSQSQSSTTTKITDVDEDSLAHCANYLDNLQDLSNLAMSCKYFKRVAYSDSIWLRWFREHWPQQAPSSSPQTLDVREAYLARRTALQQFKFIDPLVADIYTFPKPYNQILLEKNDFVFSQGSLIEMRKINCFLCESSSLLTLSDHSARITCMRLFPLNETSLFRSETQSEENVLVTSSCDHTIRLWWKGSCQRCFRGHNGPVTTLSDKLLGDGIGKVLASGGEDGTVRLWSLNSSGKRGKSALKATLYGHEKPVKLMSVAGHKTSLLVTLSRDSKVRVWDTTASSSVRSSCCVGMASLPGSPVNMKCHESLLYVATGSSVIAIDLRTMRKVLTAANYQPKLHSFEMLPSKSLICTGVSGRALLWDIRRNQETSPGPIAELDGHTGSVAFVHMDPYKIVTGGPEDFFINVWETDTGTQINSLSCSSDEEPSSGCTALAVNGCRIVTGSCGEGLSRLRFRDFNNATCPVVKSEDEHASKFWDPQSYSDSDTDGSDPERYNLYLA; translated from the exons ATGGCGGACTCATCGCCATCACAATCACAATCGCAATCGTCGACGACGACGAAGATAACTGATGTGGACGAGGACTCGTTGGCTCACTGTGCAAACTACCTCGACAATCTCCAAGACCTCTCAAACTTAGCCATGTCCTGCAAATACTTCAAACGCGTCGCCTATTCCGACTCCATTTGGCTCCGCTGGTTCAG GGAGCATTGGCCACAACAAGCACCTTCGAGCTCCCCACAAACATTAGATGTGAGGGAAGCATATTTGGCAAGGCGTACAGCACTGCAGCAGTTCAAGTTTATTGATCCCTTAGTTGCTGACATTTATACATTTCCAAAACCTTACAACCAAATATTATTGGAGAAAAATGATTTTGTCTTTTCACAG GGCTCATTGATTGAAATGAGAAAGATCAATTGCTTTTTATGTGAGAGTAGTTCTCTCCTCACGCTAAGTGATCATTCCGCAAGAATAACTTGTATGAG GTTGTTTCCCCTTAATGAAACTTCTCTGTTTCGAAGTGAAACACAAAGTGAAGAAAATGTGTTGGTCACCTCAAGCTGTGACCACACCATTCGTCTATGGTGGAAG GGTTCTTGCCAACGATGTTTTAGGGGTCACAATGGGCCAGTCACTACCTTGTCAGATAAATTGTTAGGTGATGGTATTGGCAAAGTACTGGCAAGTGGAGGGGAAGATGGTACTGTTCGCCTCTGGTCCCTTAACTCCAGTGGCAAGCGTGGCAAGAGTGCTTTAAAGGCTACTCTGTATGGGCATGAGAAACCTGTAAAGTTGATGTCAGTTGCGGG GCATAAAACTTCTCTTTTGGTGACTCTTTCGAGAGATTCCAAG GTGAGGGTTTGGGATACAACTGCGTCATCTTCTGTTCGTTCATCATGCTGTGTGGGCATGGCATCTCTTCCTGGCTCACCAGTAAATATGAAGTGCCATGAATCTCTGCTCTATGTGGCTACTGGTTCCTCTGTCATTGCAATCGATTTACGGACAATGCGAAAAGTTCTTACTGCTGCAAATTATCAGCCAAAGTTGCACTCGTTTGAGATGTTGCCTTCAAAATCCTTAATCTGTACTGGTGTTAGTGGAAG AGCACTGCTTTGGGATATTAGAAGAAACCAGGAGACGAGTCCCGGACCTATAGCTGAGTTGGATGGACACACAGGCTCAGTGGCATTTGTGCACATGGATCCATACAAAATAGTTACGGGAGGCCCCGAGGattttttcattaatgtttGGGAGACTGACACTGGTACACAAATAAATTCGTTAAGTTGCTCTTCTGATGAGGAGCCAAGCTCTGGTTGTACTGCCCTGGCTGTAAATGGATGTCGTATTGTTACTGGTAGTTGTGGCGAGGGACTTAGCCGTCTCCGCTTTAGGGACTTCAACAATGCTACTTGTCCTGTTGTCAAATCTGAAGATGAGCATGCTTCAAAGTTTTGGGATCCACAATCTTATAGTGATAGTGATACTGATGGCTCAGATCCTGAACGGTATAATTTGTATCTTGCATAA